One window of Methylococcus sp. EFPC2 genomic DNA carries:
- a CDS encoding inner membrane protein YpjD: protein MNPLYFGWSAVVAYIAATFVLVRSSRTDFILMPSSLGKRLPLLALGWVAAGLHLSSLLGMCDRAGAVNFSFMSASSLAALGIVLLFLLTALVRPVDKLGVIIFPLASAIALLKIVLPEEAHTLKVHAWQMNVHILASMLAYSFLNIAALQALLVAFQDWNLHRHHATGFVKSLPPLQTMEKLLFQLIGAGFLLLSLSLLSGFVFLEDLFAQHLVHKTVLSITAWLIFAVVLWGRFQRGWRGQTAIRWTLGGFAALMLAYFGTKMVLEWILHKA from the coding sequence ATGAATCCCTTATATTTCGGCTGGTCCGCCGTAGTGGCTTATATCGCCGCGACGTTTGTTCTGGTGCGTTCCTCGCGTACCGACTTCATCCTGATGCCCTCATCCCTGGGCAAGCGCTTGCCCCTGCTGGCTTTGGGGTGGGTGGCGGCCGGTCTGCATCTGTCCAGTCTGCTCGGAATGTGCGACCGGGCAGGTGCGGTCAATTTCAGTTTTATGAGCGCGTCGTCGCTCGCGGCCCTCGGCATCGTCCTGCTGTTTCTGCTGACGGCCTTGGTTCGGCCGGTAGACAAACTGGGTGTGATTATTTTTCCGCTGGCCAGCGCGATTGCGCTGCTCAAAATCGTCTTGCCGGAAGAAGCGCACACGCTCAAGGTCCACGCCTGGCAGATGAACGTACATATCTTGGCATCGATGCTGGCCTACAGTTTCTTGAATATCGCCGCGCTCCAGGCCTTGCTGGTGGCATTCCAGGATTGGAACTTGCATCGGCATCACGCCACAGGTTTCGTCAAATCGCTCCCGCCCTTGCAGACCATGGAAAAGTTGCTGTTCCAACTGATCGGAGCGGGGTTTCTGTTGCTCAGCTTGTCATTGCTGAGTGGCTTCGTCTTTCTGGAAGATCTGTTCGCTCAGCATCTGGTGCACAAGACCGTGCTTTCCATTACCGCATGGCTGATATTTGCCGTCGTCTTGTGGGGGAGATTCCAGCGGGGCTGGCGCGGGCAGACCGCGATCCGTTGGACCTTGGGGGGGTTTGCGGCTCTGATGCTGGCTTATTTCGGCACCAAGATGGTTTTGGAGTGGATACTGCACAAGGCGTAA
- the pqqC gene encoding pyrroloquinoline-quinone synthase PqqC: MSTEQQPWSRDEFEARLRAKEKFYHIQHPYHVQMAEGKLDRAQIQGWVANRFYYQIKIPVKDANILANCPDRETRRQWIQRIHDHDGWGEDAGGIEAWTRLGEAVGIPREELWSLQHVLPGVRFAVDAYVNFARNATWQEAACSSLTEMFAPTIHKQRLAGWPDKYPWIEAEGLAYFRKRVSQASRDVEHGLAITLDHFKTREQQERALDILQFKLDILWTLLDAMWLAYVDKKPPYFNVAG, encoded by the coding sequence ATGAGCACCGAACAACAGCCTTGGAGCCGGGACGAATTCGAAGCCCGACTGCGCGCCAAGGAAAAGTTTTATCACATTCAGCATCCTTATCATGTGCAGATGGCCGAGGGAAAACTTGACCGGGCCCAGATACAGGGCTGGGTGGCCAACCGTTTCTATTACCAGATCAAGATACCGGTGAAGGACGCCAACATCCTGGCCAATTGTCCGGACCGCGAAACTCGCCGCCAGTGGATACAGCGCATCCACGATCACGACGGTTGGGGCGAGGATGCCGGTGGTATCGAGGCCTGGACGCGGCTGGGCGAGGCGGTCGGGATACCGCGCGAGGAGCTCTGGTCGTTGCAGCACGTGCTGCCCGGCGTGAGATTCGCCGTCGATGCCTACGTCAATTTCGCCCGCAACGCGACCTGGCAGGAGGCGGCCTGCTCCTCGCTCACCGAAATGTTCGCACCCACCATCCACAAGCAGCGCTTGGCCGGCTGGCCGGACAAATATCCCTGGATCGAGGCGGAAGGCCTGGCTTATTTCCGCAAGCGCGTCAGTCAGGCGAGCCGCGATGTCGAGCATGGTCTGGCGATCACCCTGGATCATTTCAAGACCCGCGAGCAGCAGGAACGCGCCCTGGACATCCTGCAATTCAAGCTGGATATCCTGTGGACCCTGCTGGACGCGATGTGGTTGGCTTACGTCGACAAAAAGCCGCCTTATTTCAATGTCGCCGGATGA
- the fliS gene encoding flagellar export chaperone FliS — protein MSPSRHALNEYRQTTIDAGAAYADPHTLITMLFGGLQERLAIAKGAMLRQDWGKKGEAIGKAIDIVAYLQACLDKEKGGELAENLDALYDYIVKCLLAASTQNMPESIDEVSGLVREIEQAWAAIREVANKHEAPATMGLRA, from the coding sequence ATGAGTCCGTCGCGCCATGCACTGAATGAATACAGACAAACCACCATCGACGCCGGTGCGGCTTATGCCGATCCCCATACCCTGATTACGATGCTATTTGGCGGTCTGCAGGAAAGATTGGCCATCGCCAAAGGCGCCATGCTGAGACAAGACTGGGGAAAAAAAGGCGAGGCTATCGGCAAAGCCATAGACATAGTGGCTTACCTGCAAGCCTGTCTCGATAAGGAAAAAGGCGGCGAACTTGCGGAAAACCTGGACGCCCTATACGACTATATCGTCAAGTGTCTGCTGGCAGCCAGCACCCAAAACATGCCGGAATCTATCGACGAAGTCAGCGGTTTGGTCAGGGAAATCGAACAAGCTTGGGCGGCCATACGCGAAGTGGCCAATAAGCATGAAGCGCCTGCGACCATGGGCCTGCGAGCATGA
- the pqqB gene encoding pyrroloquinoline quinone biosynthesis protein PqqB, with product MKIRVLGAGAGGGFPQWNCNCHNCKRLRAGELRGTRRTQSSIAVSSDGRNWLLFNASPDIRAQLEAFPESHPRTGVRDTGIKAILLIDSQIDHTTGLLMLRESTSPLEIYCSEMVKQDLTTGFPLFTMLEHYCKVSHHPVPLNGEAFTIPSIDDLRIYTHALKSKAPPYSPHRHDPHPGDNIGVIVEQISTGRKLYYAPGLGEIEPHVYGAMQAADCVLVDGTFWQHDEMSRAGICEKRALEMGHLPQSGEGGMIETLSTVPAGRKILIHINNTNPILDEDTPERKTLEQAGIEVAFDGMEITL from the coding sequence ATGAAGATTCGGGTATTGGGTGCGGGTGCGGGCGGCGGTTTCCCCCAGTGGAACTGCAACTGTCATAACTGTAAACGCCTGCGCGCCGGCGAGCTGCGCGGGACGCGCAGGACGCAGTCTTCCATCGCGGTGAGCAGCGATGGCCGCAACTGGCTGCTGTTCAACGCTTCACCGGATATACGCGCACAACTGGAAGCGTTTCCCGAGAGTCATCCGCGTACGGGTGTGCGTGACACCGGCATCAAGGCCATCCTGCTGATCGACAGCCAGATCGACCACACCACCGGCCTCCTGATGCTGCGCGAATCCACCAGCCCGCTGGAAATCTATTGCAGCGAAATGGTGAAGCAGGATCTGACCACCGGCTTTCCTCTGTTCACTATGCTGGAGCATTACTGCAAGGTGAGCCATCATCCGGTTCCGCTGAACGGCGAAGCTTTCACCATTCCCTCGATAGACGACCTGCGGATATATACCCATGCCTTGAAGAGCAAGGCGCCGCCGTATTCGCCCCATCGGCACGACCCGCATCCCGGCGACAATATCGGTGTGATCGTCGAGCAGATTTCTACCGGCCGTAAACTCTATTACGCGCCAGGTCTGGGTGAGATAGAGCCGCATGTATACGGGGCCATGCAGGCCGCTGACTGCGTACTGGTGGACGGAACCTTCTGGCAGCACGACGAGATGTCGCGCGCCGGCATTTGCGAGAAGCGGGCGCTGGAAATGGGCCACCTGCCGCAATCCGGCGAGGGCGGCATGATAGAAACCCTGAGTACCGTACCGGCAGGCCGAAAAATCCTGATCCACATCAATAACACCAACCCGATCCTGGATGAAGATACGCCGGAGCGGAAAACGCTGGAACAGGCCGGTATCGAAGTCGCCTTCGACGGCATGGAAATCACTCTGTAG
- a CDS encoding flagellar protein FlaG, with product MTTANVINGNLPPNTTFLQRTAVPQPGLETGGTVINAAGQAAASAATNAESSDPAQLGGKPDQQQVADAVKDMNKFLQMVRRTLVFTVDEDSGRTVVQIKDADTDQVIRQIPPENMLTIAKQIDKFKGLLFEEKA from the coding sequence ATGACTACCGCGAATGTGATTAACGGTAATCTGCCGCCCAATACGACTTTCTTGCAGCGGACCGCAGTTCCTCAGCCCGGACTTGAAACCGGCGGCACTGTTATCAACGCCGCTGGACAAGCTGCCGCATCAGCCGCAACGAATGCCGAATCATCCGACCCTGCTCAGCTTGGTGGAAAGCCGGATCAGCAACAGGTGGCCGATGCGGTCAAGGACATGAACAAATTCCTGCAGATGGTGCGCAGGACGCTGGTCTTCACCGTGGACGAGGACAGCGGACGCACGGTGGTACAGATCAAGGACGCAGACACCGACCAGGTAATAAGGCAGATTCCCCCGGAAAACATGCTGACGATTGCCAAGCAGATTGATAAATTCAAGGGACTTTTATTCGAGGAGAAAGCCTAG
- the pqqE gene encoding pyrroloquinoline quinone biosynthesis protein PqqE codes for METAGSGSIRITPPRWLLAELTYSCPLQCPYCSNPIDFARHKDELSTDDWLRVLSQARAMGAVQLGFSGGEPLTRPDLPVLVRHARQLGYYSNLISSGYGMTEDKIVELKEAGLDHIQISIQSPDKALNDQLAGTVSYEHKKEVAHLIKKHGYPMVLCVVIHRQNIHQMRDILEMAIELEADYLELANTQYYGWAHLNRDRLMPTKEQFETAEAIAQEYKEKLQGRMKIYYVVPDFFEDRPKACMNGWGTTFLTIAPDGTALPCHSARELPGLNCPNVREFSVSDIWLHSEAFNKFRGYDWMKEPCRSCPEKVKDFGGCRCQAYLLTGDMTNTDPVCSLSPQRDRVLEAIASARAAAEDNSAEPVPLVFRNPKNSKALSS; via the coding sequence TTGGAAACGGCTGGATCAGGCAGTATTAGAATTACGCCCCCGCGCTGGTTGCTGGCGGAGCTGACCTACAGTTGCCCGCTCCAGTGCCCCTATTGTTCCAATCCCATCGATTTCGCCCGTCACAAGGACGAGTTGAGCACCGACGACTGGTTGCGGGTATTGTCTCAAGCCCGCGCCATGGGGGCCGTGCAACTGGGCTTTTCGGGCGGCGAACCGCTGACCCGGCCGGATCTGCCCGTCCTGGTCAGACACGCCCGCCAGCTCGGTTACTACAGCAACCTGATCTCGTCCGGCTACGGTATGACCGAGGACAAGATCGTCGAGTTGAAGGAAGCCGGCCTCGATCATATCCAGATCAGCATCCAGTCGCCGGACAAGGCGCTCAACGATCAGCTCGCCGGCACCGTCTCCTACGAGCACAAAAAGGAAGTCGCCCATTTGATCAAGAAGCACGGCTATCCCATGGTGCTGTGCGTGGTCATACACCGCCAAAACATCCACCAGATGCGCGACATTCTGGAAATGGCGATCGAGTTGGAGGCCGACTATCTGGAGTTGGCCAACACGCAATACTACGGCTGGGCTCATCTCAATCGCGACCGACTCATGCCGACCAAGGAGCAGTTCGAAACGGCTGAGGCCATCGCCCAGGAGTACAAGGAAAAGCTGCAAGGCAGGATGAAGATTTACTACGTGGTACCAGATTTCTTCGAGGATCGCCCGAAGGCCTGCATGAACGGCTGGGGCACCACCTTCCTGACCATCGCCCCGGACGGTACCGCCTTACCCTGCCATTCGGCCCGCGAATTACCGGGCTTGAACTGCCCCAACGTGCGAGAGTTCAGCGTCAGCGACATTTGGTTGCACTCGGAAGCTTTCAACAAGTTCCGCGGCTACGACTGGATGAAGGAGCCGTGCCGCTCCTGTCCCGAGAAGGTCAAGGACTTCGGCGGGTGCCGCTGCCAGGCTTATTTGCTGACCGGGGACATGACAAATACCGATCCGGTCTGTAGTCTTTCACCGCAGCGCGACCGGGTGTTGGAGGCCATCGCCTCGGCCCGCGCAGCGGCGGAGGATAACTCCGCCGAGCCGGTGCCTTTGGTTTTCCGCAACCCGAAGAATTCCAAGGCATTGAGTTCTTAG
- a CDS encoding flagellar protein FliT: MTPDRTALAERALALGKELLDLAARGEWDVLQGKLQERDAMIVALFSGLEDTSTITAEWIDILREIQAGNNRLLNLSIQHRNLIAKELSSFRKAQKAQSAYSTISGEE, translated from the coding sequence ATGACACCTGACAGAACAGCGCTCGCCGAACGTGCGCTGGCGCTCGGCAAAGAGCTGCTGGACCTGGCCGCACGAGGCGAGTGGGACGTCCTCCAAGGCAAACTCCAGGAGCGTGACGCTATGATCGTCGCGCTCTTTTCGGGATTGGAGGATACTTCAACTATTACTGCCGAATGGATTGATATTCTGCGGGAAATTCAGGCGGGTAATAACCGTTTATTGAATCTGAGTATTCAGCACCGCAACCTGATCGCCAAAGAGCTGTCCTCATTCAGGAAAGCACAAAAAGCGCAATCCGCCTATTCCACTATTTCCGGGGAAGAATGA
- the fliD gene encoding flagellar filament capping protein FliD — translation MASVISSMGLGSGIDINSLVTNLVNAEQAPVTQKLNKREAADQAKLTAFGTIKGALADFRSSLAGLSKLGNTNQRTATSSDTSSVTVTADSNADLGNYRLEVKQLAQGHAVASTPFATVNAPVGTGTLTIKLGTYQTEPSPTFVQNPDKGTLSLTIDSSNNTLSGIRDAINKADAGISAAIVYNGSGYQLVLNSEDGGVKNAMQITGIAGLQYTSGTVAGDTMTQTQAAKDAIVSINGLDVHSTSNTVSNALKGVTLNLLKAEAPNTQTLVNVDISQGSADSFTKPLQDFVKSYNDLYAAVKSVASYNAATKTAGPLLGDSVVQGAMAMVRSQLTQPVSGLTGSIRSLVDIGLRTQADGTLSLDTTKLKQAVSTDRDSVAAVFAVLGRPGNTGVQYTDATSATKTGSYAVNVTHAATQGFLTGNALAAPFPLVLTGAGNDNTFSISVDGVNSDPIALTPNTYANGDALATEIQARINGDSKLRTANVSVSVALDAGNHLVITSKSFGSSSNVSVTQANSALGLTVGSGSTAGSDIAGTIGGLEAEGKGQQLSAISGDASGLKLLIGDNTAGDKGAVSFSRGLTERLDKALGSILNTNGSVSARLNGLQKDLDRIQSDRDKLAERMSQLQRRLIKQFTAMDSLVGQLQSTGSYLAQQLSNLPNSNSSN, via the coding sequence ATGGCCAGCGTCATATCATCGATGGGCTTGGGATCGGGCATCGACATCAATAGCCTGGTCACCAACCTGGTGAATGCCGAACAGGCGCCCGTTACCCAAAAGTTGAACAAAAGGGAGGCCGCCGACCAGGCAAAACTCACTGCGTTCGGCACCATCAAGGGTGCGCTTGCGGACTTTCGCAGCAGCCTGGCGGGGCTCTCCAAACTCGGCAATACCAATCAGCGCACCGCGACGTCCAGCGATACCAGCTCCGTGACGGTAACGGCCGACAGCAATGCCGATCTCGGCAATTACCGGCTCGAAGTCAAGCAGTTGGCGCAAGGCCATGCCGTTGCCAGCACCCCGTTCGCTACCGTTAATGCGCCGGTGGGCACGGGGACCCTGACCATCAAGTTAGGCACCTATCAGACCGAACCGTCCCCCACCTTCGTCCAGAACCCCGACAAGGGAACCCTGTCGCTCACGATCGACAGCTCGAATAACACCTTGAGCGGAATCAGGGATGCGATCAACAAGGCCGATGCGGGCATTAGCGCCGCCATCGTCTATAACGGCTCCGGCTATCAGTTGGTGCTTAACTCGGAGGACGGCGGCGTCAAGAACGCCATGCAGATCACGGGCATTGCGGGTCTTCAATACACTTCCGGCACAGTTGCCGGAGACACGATGACGCAAACCCAGGCGGCTAAGGATGCCATCGTCAGCATCAACGGATTGGATGTGCACAGCACCAGCAATACGGTGAGCAATGCACTGAAAGGCGTGACTCTGAATTTGCTGAAGGCCGAGGCTCCCAACACCCAAACCCTGGTCAATGTCGATATAAGCCAGGGGAGCGCCGATAGCTTCACCAAGCCATTGCAAGACTTTGTCAAAAGCTACAACGACTTGTACGCCGCGGTGAAGAGTGTCGCGAGCTACAACGCGGCGACCAAAACGGCCGGCCCCCTGCTCGGTGATTCCGTGGTGCAAGGTGCCATGGCCATGGTGCGCTCGCAGTTGACCCAGCCGGTCTCCGGCTTGACAGGATCCATCAGGAGCCTGGTCGATATCGGCCTGCGCACTCAGGCCGACGGTACCTTGAGCCTGGACACCACAAAGCTGAAGCAGGCCGTCTCGACCGATCGGGATAGTGTGGCGGCAGTCTTCGCGGTGCTCGGCAGGCCCGGCAATACCGGCGTTCAATACACCGACGCCACCAGCGCCACCAAAACCGGAAGCTATGCCGTCAATGTGACCCATGCCGCGACACAAGGCTTTTTAACCGGAAATGCCCTGGCCGCGCCATTTCCCTTGGTGCTTACGGGTGCCGGCAACGATAACACTTTCAGCATCAGCGTCGATGGCGTGAATTCCGACCCCATCGCCTTAACGCCAAACACTTATGCGAATGGTGACGCCCTGGCGACGGAAATCCAAGCCCGCATCAATGGCGACAGCAAGCTACGAACCGCGAACGTATCGGTCAGCGTCGCCTTGGACGCTGGCAACCATTTGGTCATCACTTCCAAAAGCTTCGGGTCGAGTTCGAATGTGTCGGTTACCCAGGCTAATTCGGCCCTAGGGCTCACCGTAGGTTCGGGCAGTACAGCGGGAAGCGACATCGCCGGGACAATCGGCGGACTCGAGGCGGAAGGCAAGGGTCAGCAATTATCCGCCATCAGTGGCGACGCGAGCGGTCTCAAACTGCTTATCGGCGACAATACGGCCGGCGATAAAGGAGCCGTGAGTTTCTCCAGGGGGCTCACCGAGCGGCTGGACAAAGCCTTGGGCAGTATTTTGAATACGAACGGCTCGGTGAGCGCACGTCTCAACGGCTTGCAGAAGGATCTGGACCGCATCCAGAGCGACCGGGACAAACTGGCGGAACGGATGAGCCAGTTGCAGAGGCGTTTGATCAAGCAATTCACCGCCATGGATTCGCTGGTCGGACAGCTTCAGTCCACGGGGAGTTATCTTGCGCAACAACTGAGTAACCTGCCCAACAGCAACTCAAGTAACTAA
- a CDS encoding flagellin, which produces MAQVINTNIASINAQRNLYKSSMGQQTAMQRLSSGLRINSAKDDAAGLAIADRMTSQIRGVTQAARNANDGISVSQVAEGALGEITNSLQRMRELSVQAANDTNTASDRASIQKEVSQLQAEINRVVEQTQFNGKNVIDGTFTNQQFQVGAYANQTISVSIGSAKGTQIGSNTANSTAHVGGLLTAAADVSGGNNVVAQALTVSGPSGSATIPNTTITAGSTAKGIADAVNNVSPSTGVTASATTTATIASLGSAGTVSFTLYGESSAAISVAVASNTDLGSLASAINDKTGATGITAALSADKASITLTQSSGYDIKIQDFNNTGATKTVSVAGTTLTGGAGTDSLVVGGQVEFSGPSAFSVTSDDATNTVLGAASVSSSLSSVSSISVGTQSGANSALKIIDGALQFIDDLRATLGAVTNRFSSAISSLQSTSENVSAARSRIQDADFAAETAELSRTQILQQAGTAMLSQANASLQNVLSLLK; this is translated from the coding sequence ATGGCGCAAGTCATCAATACCAATATCGCGTCGATCAACGCGCAACGGAATTTGTACAAGTCGAGCATGGGTCAGCAAACGGCCATGCAACGGCTTTCTTCGGGCTTGCGCATCAACAGTGCCAAGGACGACGCGGCCGGTTTAGCCATCGCCGATCGCATGACCTCTCAGATCAGAGGCGTGACCCAGGCCGCTCGTAACGCCAACGACGGCATTTCCGTCTCGCAGGTGGCAGAAGGCGCGCTGGGCGAAATCACCAACTCGCTGCAACGCATGCGCGAACTCTCCGTGCAGGCGGCCAACGACACCAACACCGCCAGCGACCGCGCCTCCATCCAGAAGGAAGTCTCCCAGCTGCAGGCGGAAATCAACCGCGTCGTCGAACAAACCCAGTTCAACGGCAAGAACGTCATCGACGGCACCTTCACCAACCAGCAGTTCCAGGTGGGCGCTTATGCCAACCAGACCATCAGCGTCTCCATCGGCAGCGCCAAGGGCACGCAGATCGGCTCCAATACGGCGAACTCGACCGCTCATGTGGGCGGCCTCTTGACGGCCGCGGCCGACGTCAGCGGAGGCAATAATGTGGTGGCCCAGGCCCTGACCGTCAGCGGCCCCTCGGGCAGCGCGACCATACCCAACACCACCATCACCGCCGGTTCCACCGCCAAGGGCATCGCCGATGCGGTCAACAACGTCTCCCCGAGCACCGGCGTCACCGCCAGCGCCACCACCACGGCCACCATAGCCTCGCTGGGTAGTGCCGGAACGGTCAGCTTCACCCTGTACGGTGAAAGCAGCGCTGCAATCAGCGTCGCGGTGGCCAGCAATACCGACCTGGGCAGCCTCGCGAGCGCCATCAACGACAAGACCGGAGCGACCGGCATCACCGCCGCGCTGAGCGCCGACAAGGCGTCGATCACTCTCACCCAGTCCTCCGGTTACGACATCAAGATTCAGGACTTCAATAACACCGGCGCGACCAAAACGGTGAGCGTGGCTGGCACTACACTCACCGGCGGCGCAGGCACCGACAGCCTGGTGGTGGGCGGCCAGGTCGAATTCAGTGGACCGAGTGCCTTTTCCGTGACGAGTGACGACGCCACCAACACGGTGCTGGGCGCGGCCAGCGTGTCGAGTTCGTTGTCCTCGGTGAGTTCCATCTCGGTGGGCACCCAGTCGGGCGCCAACTCGGCCCTGAAGATCATCGACGGCGCGCTGCAATTCATCGACGACCTGCGCGCCACCCTGGGCGCGGTCACCAACCGCTTTAGTTCGGCCATCAGCAGTTTGCAGTCGACCTCGGAGAACGTCAGCGCGGCGCGCAGCCGCATCCAGGACGCCGATTTCGCTGCGGAAACGGCGGAACTGAGCCGCACGCAGATATTGCAGCAAGCCGGCACCGCCATGCTGTCCCAGGCAAACGCGTCTCTCCAGAATGTACTCTCGCTGTTGAAGTAA
- a CDS encoding DUF2238 domain-containing protein — MNRTWVALFFGVLLWSGLSPHDYLTWFLEVLPALIGFVLLAATRRSFPLTPLAYWLILFECLVLMVGGHYTYAHVPVFEWINGYFDHGRNNFDKFAHFFQGFVPAIAVREVLLRFSAVNGRGWLFFLVSCVCLAVSAFYEMIEWWVAVVAGGSSEAFLGTQGYAWDTQSDMALALLGSMLAQLGLRRLHDAQLARL; from the coding sequence ATGAACAGAACTTGGGTGGCCTTGTTTTTCGGCGTATTGCTGTGGTCGGGGCTGAGTCCTCACGACTACCTGACCTGGTTTCTGGAAGTGTTGCCGGCGCTGATCGGCTTCGTACTATTGGCTGCGACCCGGCGGAGTTTTCCGCTGACTCCTCTGGCCTACTGGCTGATTCTGTTCGAATGCCTGGTCCTCATGGTCGGCGGGCATTACACCTATGCCCACGTTCCGGTCTTCGAGTGGATCAACGGCTATTTCGACCATGGCCGCAACAACTTCGACAAATTCGCGCATTTCTTCCAGGGATTCGTGCCCGCGATCGCGGTGCGTGAGGTGCTGCTGCGTTTTTCGGCGGTGAATGGCCGGGGCTGGTTGTTCTTTCTGGTGAGTTGCGTGTGCCTGGCGGTCAGCGCTTTCTACGAAATGATCGAATGGTGGGTGGCCGTCGTCGCAGGCGGCAGTTCGGAGGCCTTTCTCGGCACCCAGGGTTATGCCTGGGATACCCAGAGCGACATGGCGCTGGCTCTGTTGGGATCCATGCTGGCCCAGTTGGGCTTGAGGCGGTTGCACGACGCGCAACTCGCTCGATTGTAA
- a CDS encoding flagellin — protein MAQVINTNVSSLNAQRQLFKSGMAQQTAMQRLSSGLRINSAKDDAAGLAIADRMTSQIKGLTQATRNANDGISVAQTAEGALGEITSSLQRMRELSVQAANDTNTASDRASIQKEVSQLQAEINRVVEQTQFNGKNVIDGTFTNQQFQVGAYANQTISVSIASAKGTQIGSNAAASKTNVGTALTAATTIAGGNGVAAQALTVSGPSGSATIPNTTITAGSTAKGIADAVNNVSTTTGVTASATTTATIASLGSAGTVSFTLSGESNASISVAVASTTDLGSLASAINDKTGATGITAALSADKASITLTQSSGYDIKIQDFDNTGATKTVSVAGTTLTGGGGVNTDSIVVGGKVEFSAPSGFTVTSDDATNTVLGAASVPSTLSSVSSISVGTQSGANTALKVIDGALQFIDDLRATLGAITNRFGSAISSMQTTSENVSAARSRIQDTDFAAETAELSRTQILQQAGTAMLSQANAATQNVLTLLR, from the coding sequence ATGGCACAAGTCATCAACACCAATGTTTCCTCCCTTAACGCGCAACGCCAGTTATTCAAATCGGGCATGGCTCAGCAAACGGCAATGCAGCGGCTTTCCTCGGGCTTGCGCATCAACAGCGCCAAGGACGACGCAGCCGGCCTCGCCATCGCGGACCGCATGACCTCTCAGATCAAGGGCCTCACCCAGGCGACCCGCAACGCCAACGACGGCATTTCCGTCGCGCAGACGGCCGAAGGCGCGCTGGGCGAAATCACCAGCAGCCTGCAACGCATGCGCGAGCTTTCCGTGCAGGCGGCCAACGACACCAACACCGCCAGCGACCGCGCCTCCATCCAGAAGGAAGTCTCCCAGCTGCAGGCGGAAATCAACCGCGTCGTCGAACAAACCCAGTTCAACGGCAAGAACGTCATCGACGGCACCTTCACCAACCAGCAGTTCCAGGTGGGCGCTTACGCCAACCAGACCATCAGCGTGTCCATCGCCAGCGCCAAGGGCACGCAGATCGGCTCCAACGCGGCGGCGTCCAAAACCAATGTGGGCACCGCCTTGACAGCCGCGACAACCATCGCCGGAGGCAACGGTGTTGCGGCCCAGGCCCTGACCGTCAGCGGCCCCTCGGGCAGCGCGACCATACCCAACACCACCATCACCGCCGGTTCCACCGCCAAGGGCATCGCCGATGCGGTCAACAATGTCTCGACGACCACCGGCGTCACCGCCAGCGCCACCACCACAGCCACCATAGCCTCGCTGGGTAGTGCCGGAACGGTCAGCTTCACCCTGTCCGGTGAAAGCAACGCCAGCATCAGCGTCGCGGTGGCCAGCACTACCGATCTGGGCAGCCTCGCGAGCGCCATCAACGACAAGACCGGAGCGACCGGCATCACCGCCGCACTGAGCGCCGACAAGGCGTCCATCACCCTCACCCAGTCCTCCGGTTACGACATCAAGATTCAGGACTTTGATAACACCGGCGCGACCAAAACGGTGAGCGTGGCTGGCACTACACTCACCGGCGGCGGCGGCGTAAATACCGATAGCATAGTGGTGGGCGGCAAGGTCGAATTCAGCGCACCGAGTGGATTCACCGTAACGAGTGACGACGCCACCAACACGGTGCTGGGCGCAGCCAGCGTGCCGAGTACGCTGTCCTCGGTGAGCTCCATCTCGGTGGGCACCCAATCGGGCGCCAATACCGCCTTGAAGGTGATCGACGGCGCGCTGCAATTCATCGACGACCTGCGCGCCACCCTGGGTGCCATCACCAACCGCTTCGGTTCGGCGATCAGCAGCATGCAGACCACCTCGGAAAACGTCAGCGCGGCGCGCAGCCGTATCCAGGATACCGACTTCGCGGCGGAAACGGCGGAACTGAGCCGCACGCAGATATTGCAGCAGGCCGGCACCGCCATGCTATCCCAGGCCAATGCGGCGACCCAGAATGTATTGACGCTCCTGCGCTAA
- the pqqD gene encoding pyrroloquinoline quinone biosynthesis peptide chaperone PqqD: MSLDPLKTLAFSPLHRLQWEDAQQKHVILYPEGMVELNLPSAEILKLCDGAHTADGIVEELERKFEQSGLKNDIYGFLEVALGNGWIRQY, translated from the coding sequence ATGAGCCTGGACCCTCTGAAAACCCTGGCTTTTTCGCCTTTGCACCGCTTGCAGTGGGAGGACGCCCAGCAAAAGCACGTGATCCTCTACCCGGAGGGCATGGTCGAGTTGAATCTGCCGTCCGCCGAAATCCTGAAGCTGTGCGATGGCGCGCACACGGCGGACGGCATCGTCGAGGAGCTGGAACGAAAATTCGAACAGTCGGGTCTGAAGAACGATATTTACGGCTTTCTGGAGGTTGCGCTTGGAAACGGCTGGATCAGGCAGTATTAG